Genomic DNA from Paenibacillus sp. MBLB1832:
TCACCCGATGAGCAATAGACGAAACGACCGTCCATGTCAGCCTTGCGGCCCTGGACTTTGAAGGTCTGGCCACTGATTTGTAATTCATATAACGTTTGGAACAGCCAATCGATAGATCCAGCTTGTGCGAGATCGATATGATCAACTACGACGACGTAGGTGCCGAAGAAATAAAGCTCCCGAACGTATCTATCAAGGTAAGGAACGTATTCCTTGTACGCCGCGGTCGCGTTGCTGCGAGAATAGCCGTAGCCCTTGCGCTGCTCAGCTACTTCAACGAACCCGTTAGCTGCCATATTGAGCACTTTGTCCTTCTCAGCATATTGACCCAAACCATCAATCAGAATGTTATTCGTGGAGCGCGTCTGCCTGCGCCAATTCATATGCATTGTAGAGTTAAATGCCACGTAGTAGCCGCTCTCAATCGCTAACGGCTCACCATAAGCATGCAGGAGGAACCCATTCTGATCGCCATGGCTGTGACTGACAGAGCCGTATTTGCTGCTTTTCGTCAGGAGCATAATGTGACGTTCTGGATCGGCCATATTCGAATGGAAAGCGACCCAATCGATGTCGCGGAACCATTTGACCGACTGAATATTCGCATCCGTTGGCGCTACCGCCTCCACTTGCGGATAGTCATGGCGGTAGACCATGTCATCAAATCGGAAATCCCACCAGCCATAGTTGTAAAATTTCATTTCGGAATCGGTATCGGTCTCCCGTACCCGCTCGAAATACCATTGATACAGACCGTTTCCAGTCACTCCAGCAAATTGGCGAATGTTGAAGCCTGTCTTCAAACTGACGGGATCGCCTAACGTCGACTGGTCACCGAAGCTTGCACGCAACGTATCGGGACTGAACGCATATAACGGGAAATCCCCTGTTTTGGCGAAGAAAGGACGCTCATAAAAGTTGATTCCTGTAAATTTCTTCAACAAATTCATCGCTTCGGTCACGAAAGCCATCCCTGTCGTCCAGTACATCGGACCCTCAGCCCAACCTCCGTCTGCTCCGCCCCAAGGCGAGTAGAGACACGCGTAGTATTCCAGCGTATAATCCAGCCACTCCTGAACCTCTGGTTCTTCCTGCAAAAGAACGATACAGCATGGCACGAGCACGCTGGATAAGGAACGCACGGCATGGCTGTCGAACGGCACGTGATGGATTTTGGAGTGCTCGATGACATGCTGTGCAATTTGGCGCGTACGCGCTAGAAGAACATGGCGAACGTGCCTGCGCTCCTCCTCGGATAGCTGATCATAGAGCCAATCATAGCCCCACGCAATCGCCCCTGCCGTTCGAAAAGAAGCCTCGTCATTATAGTCGCGGCTCGTTGTGCCATTAATGTCCCATGTGCAGATGTGGAGCAGCCATGCTTTGGCGCGATCTAGAATCTGAGCATCATTGCGCAGCTTGCCTGCCACGGCTAAATGACGAACGGCATACAAGGCTTCCTGGGTATCCATGTACATTTGACGCCATAGCTTCGCAACGCGCTTATTTCCTGGGTAATGAAGAGGCTCAGGAATGAAGTCCCGCTCCATCCATGGTTTGACGGATTTTTCGAAAAAAATGTCGAAACCGCAGCAGGAAGGGTCCGTCGTTAAGCGGCTTCTAAATGCGTCGATTTCATCAGGTTGCAGCCATAACCGAGGGTGCCCGCTGCTCGTTACTGCGTATCGTGTCGTCCTGCTTGGCAGCGGCGTTTCTGGCAAATCCGCAGGTACTTCGAACCGTCTGACACGGCTCCACGCGGTCTGTTCGCCGTTTTCTTGAAGTAATGCGTACCGCCAATAATAGGTGCCTGGTTTAAAGACGTTGTCGGGCGTATATAAGTTATAGGGAATCGGCTGGACTGTTTGCGTTTCATCAGATGTGAATGCTTCCGATGTCGCAATTTGCAGCACATAACGATCATGCTCCAGCTGTGCGGGAATCCACGTGAAGCGAGGCGGGTTTTCCAGCAGCACCGTCTGCTCATTCGGCTCGTATTGGACCGTTAATACGCCGCTTTGCGGTTCATAAAGTGGAGATAATGTCATCGTATTTCCCTCCAAAAAGTCGAAGTTAGGAGCGCTGAAGCCCCTTGTCGGTGGTTAGTTGTATATGAACAGTGCCTTGATTCGGTACCTTGATGCTGACTTCGTTGTCCGCGATCTGAGTGAGCGCAACGGGACTACCCACACGGTATACATGGACGAAATCCGCTCTGCGATCGTTACGTCGATGCAGCATCGCAGTTAAAGATTGGCTTGGATCGATCGCATCGCCTGGCGTTTTGACAGCGAGCAGTTCATCGCCTGGTTGGATTAGCGCGGTATGGTAGACGGTTGCACCTGTTGGGTTGCCCGCAATGTCAGTAAGCTGATAGGATGCTGCAACCTGGCTCGCTCCGTGAGCATCTCGCGGCATTTCCGACAGGAATCGACCCGTGATTGGCAAGTACTGCTCCTTCAAGGTCTGGACTTCTGCTACCTTCTCTGCGATCAGCAGCTTATACGCCGTTGGGTCCTTCGGCGGCACTTGCGCCGCTTCTATGGCGACTACAGGGTGCATCCACCATTCAATGGACTGCGGCTCCTCGCCCGCCAGTTCAACATGGAACCAATCGAGCAGCCACTCGTCTGTGAGCAAAAGATGTCGATTCATCGAGCAGCCTTCGTAGGCGGCATCGGATTGCAGCCAGGCATAGACCGAGCTTGCGGTCTCCTCATAGCGGATGCAGCGCCCTTCATGCGGCGCCTGCGATTGACCCGCCAGCGACACCGTATTGTGGCTGGCTGTTTCCGCGAACCACGATCTGCGCATGGACGAGCCGTAAGGCACCATCCCCAGATCGGGGGTCAAGGTCTGATCCTTGTGCATCAACGTCAGATGCAACTTGTCGTAGTGGCCGTGGGACCCGCCGTGCTCGCCGAAATCGGCGAGGAACGATAGCGGGTTACCCGGGAGGCGACCGATGACGAAGCCGGCTTCCGGCCAGAGCCGCGAGCTGCGCGGCTCTGGTGTGGCGGCCGCGCGGTCAGCGCCGTAGAGCAGCGCTTCCAGCTGCTCAGCAGCGCCTAGCTGCCGGTACGCCTCGCGCAGCACAGGCGCGAGGCCGGCAAGGCCGTAGATCGCGAGCCCCTGCTCCGCGATCTCGGCGATCTCGCGGGCGTACGGCCCGCGCGCGAGCGGCCCGTCGTGCAGGGCCGGCAACGCGCCCTGGTCGTCGGCCAGGTCGGCCAGCGCCTGCAGCATGCCGCGCATGGATTGGCCCTCTGCGCCTGCCGCGGCGTAGAGATCTAGACCGAAGCGCTGCGCCATTTCGGCTGCGATGAGATAGGCACGAAGCACGAAAACATGGTAATATGTGCTTCCCTCGAATTCGAACTGATCAGCTTTCACCCCGATCGAAAGATGGTGGATGAAGCCGCCTTCGCCTTCAATTAGCGATTGGAGCGCAGGTTGCTCACCGCGAGCCGCATACACACAGGATAAAGACGCGTTCAGCCAAGCGGTGTAATTGTTCTCGGCATTGTTCCGTTCATGAATGAGAATGTGACGGTATTCTTCCATACTATCTGCCAGCAACCCGAGGAAAACGTCGATGGCTGCTTGCTCTTGAGGTTGGAATTGAACACCGCTGTCCCGCAGCAGCAAGTACGCGCGGATCAACGTTGTGGACCAAATCGCCTCCGTCAACGCTTGATGAAACGCCCGTCCCTTCAGCATCCAGCTCTGCGCCTCTGGGTGCACAGGATAGAGCGGGAATTGCTCGGCATATTCCACGAGCAATCGCTTACTGATCTGAGCATAGGACGAGTCACCTTGTGCCGCATAAACAGCCGCAGCTTGCAACGCCACGCGCGCCAGCGACTGGTGCTTGAACACGAGCCACGCGCCGCGGTACGCTTCCCCCGTGATCACGCAGCCATGGGGACACAGGAATTCTGAGGTATCTACAAGATGATCTTCGAACACCAGTTCGGTGTGATGGTGTGGACAAACATACTGGTGCCACCACCCCCCAGGTTCTTTAGGTATGACTAAGCTGCCAGCTTGCTGGAGCTTGTCGATTTCGGCTTGCAGGCGGTGGGCGGTGGAAGCCGCCCATGCCCTGTTCTCAACTTTTTCGCTTAATGGGGTCACTGTGCTCATCGCATCATCATCCCGCCGTTAATTTCAATCGTTTCACCTGTCACATAAGCCGCAAGATCAGAAGCCAAGTAGAGGACCGCCCCAGCTACATCATCTGGTGTGCCTTCACGCTGCAATGGAATCCCGCTTACGGTCGCTTGGCGTGCTGCATCTGTCGTGAATGTCGCGTGGAACATTGTGTTGCCGATAAAACCAGGGGAGACGTTGTTAACCGTGATCCCGCTGGCTGCAACTTCTTTCGCAAGACCTTTGGAGAAGGTAAGCACAGCCGCCTTGCTCGCTGCATAGATGCTGGAGCCTGGCCCGCCGCCGTTATGAGCCGCTACTGACGTCATGTTCACGATACGACCGTAGCCTTTCTCTTTCATACCTGCAAGGACACGTTTGGAGACGAACACGGTGCTTTTCAAATTAACATCCATAATGCGATCGTACATGTCTTCTGACATCTCCGCATTCGGCACGCGCTGAACCAAGTGGCCCGCGTTGTTCACAAGAATATCGATCGTACCGCCCAGTGCCTGCTCCACTTCACTCACAAGTCTATCAATTTGCTCCACATTGGTAACATCCGCTTGTACCAGCACCGCTTCCCCCCCAAGCGCCTGAATCGCTGCCACTACTTCCTGCCCTTGCGCGACATTGTTCAAGCAGTTCACGCCAACCTTCGCGCCATTACTCGCTAAAGCCAGCGCAATCGCGCGTCCAATCCCTGCATTCGATCCTGTGACAAGTGCAATTTTCCCCGTTAAGTTGATGTTCATTGTAAAATCCTCCCATGGATATAAGTTTTATTTTTTATCATGCAAAACGCAGCTTCAGCAGCGTGAGTATCTTAATTGTGCCGCCAGTTAAGGGTGGTCAACCGCTTCTATTTCGCGCTTTTTCTCCACTTCGGGCTAGTTAAGAGCGGTCAACCACTTCTAAATATCGGTTTCGGCTCCCTATCCACCATCCACCGCCGAATAGGGATGAGTCACGGTGGCGGAATACGTTGATGATGGCTAGTGGCTATACGCTCAACGTTCCGCCCACCCCTCCCCCCGCAGCCGAGGCCGCACGGTTTCGGGCATGGTCATCGTGACACAGGTGCCGCGCCCCCGCTCACTGTCGACGGACAGCCCGTACGCCTCGCCGAACACCATTTGGATGCGGCGATGCACGTTCATAAGGCCGATGCCGCCGCCGCGTTTGGACCCGCCGACCGCTTCCTCCGGCTCGGCCAAGCGGTTCTCTTCGAGCTTCTGCCGAAGCTCAGCCAATCTCTCTGCTGGCATGCCTACCCCATTGTCCTCGATGAACACTTGGAACAAGCCGCCTTCTTTGCGAGCATCAATACGAATCATGTGATGCGCCTCCACACCATCTGGAAACGCATGCTGGAAAATGTTTTCTATTAACGGCTGCAACGTCAGCCGAACCATCTTCTCCAGCAGTAAGCTCGGCGGGATCGCAACGTCAATTTCGAATTCCCGCTCCGTCCGATGCTGCAAAATAATCATATAATTCCGCACATGATTCAGCTCATTGGCGACTGTTATCTCTTCGAGGTTCGTCTGAACCGAGTAGCGAAGCATGAAAGCCATCGCCTCAACCATCTCGGTTATTTCACTCGAATTCTGAACAATGGCGTAGCAATTGATCGTTTCTAACGTGTTATACAGAAAGTGCGGGTTAATTTGCAGCTGCAGCGCTTGAAACTCCGCCTTTTGCCGTTCGAGCTTGGTTTCACCTAGCTCGAGCTGGTTTTTGTGCTGCTCCAGTTCAGCTTCATAGACACGCTCAATCATATGCGATAAGCGCGTGACCATAAGGTTGTAGCTGTGGATGAGTCCGCCAATCTCGTCGGCACGCCCAATGCCATCGATATACTGCCAATTTCCTTTTTCCGTCTCGCGCATACTGTCTTTCAACCAACGAATAGGAGCAATAATGGAGCGGCCGAAACGGAAAGATAACCACAGTGCGATCACCAACGTCGCTAATCCTACAACAAGGGTCGTCGTACGGATCGTGTTAACAGGACGCCGCAACTCATCCACGGACATGGAGGCCACCAGATTCCAATCCGAGTACCCCG
This window encodes:
- a CDS encoding DUF4962 domain-containing protein, whose protein sequence is MTLSPLYEPQSGVLTVQYEPNEQTVLLENPPRFTWIPAQLEHDRYVLQIATSEAFTSDETQTVQPIPYNLYTPDNVFKPGTYYWRYALLQENGEQTAWSRVRRFEVPADLPETPLPSRTTRYAVTSSGHPRLWLQPDEIDAFRSRLTTDPSCCGFDIFFEKSVKPWMERDFIPEPLHYPGNKRVAKLWRQMYMDTQEALYAVRHLAVAGKLRNDAQILDRAKAWLLHICTWDINGTTSRDYNDEASFRTAGAIAWGYDWLYDQLSEEERRHVRHVLLARTRQIAQHVIEHSKIHHVPFDSHAVRSLSSVLVPCCIVLLQEEPEVQEWLDYTLEYYACLYSPWGGADGGWAEGPMYWTTGMAFVTEAMNLLKKFTGINFYERPFFAKTGDFPLYAFSPDTLRASFGDQSTLGDPVSLKTGFNIRQFAGVTGNGLYQWYFERVRETDTDSEMKFYNYGWWDFRFDDMVYRHDYPQVEAVAPTDANIQSVKWFRDIDWVAFHSNMADPERHIMLLTKSSKYGSVSHSHGDQNGFLLHAYGEPLAIESGYYVAFNSTMHMNWRRQTRSTNNILIDGLGQYAEKDKVLNMAANGFVEVAEQRKGYGYSRSNATAAYKEYVPYLDRYVRELYFFGTYVVVVDHIDLAQAGSIDWLFQTLYELQISGQTFKVQGRKADMDGRFVYCSSGELELSQHQSFTDIDPSEIEGLPPQFHLKATTKAARSHRIATLLVPIKHGEPKYVSYFMDDQGFDVHIYFTEDGVTHRVEVPKAY
- a CDS encoding heparinase II/III domain-containing protein, translated to MSTVTPLSEKVENRAWAASTAHRLQAEIDKLQQAGSLVIPKEPGGWWHQYVCPHHHTELVFEDHLVDTSEFLCPHGCVITGEAYRGAWLVFKHQSLARVALQAAAVYAAQGDSSYAQISKRLLVEYAEQFPLYPVHPEAQSWMLKGRAFHQALTEAIWSTTLIRAYLLLRDSGVQFQPQEQAAIDVFLGLLADSMEEYRHILIHERNNAENNYTAWLNASLSCVYAARGEQPALQSLIEGEGGFIHHLSIGVKADQFEFEGSTYYHVFVLRAYLIAAEMAQRFGLDLYAAAGAEGQSMRGMLQALADLADDQGALPALHDGPLARGPYAREIAEIAEQGLAIYGLAGLAPVLREAYRQLGAAEQLEALLYGADRAAATPEPRSSRLWPEAGFVIGRLPGNPLSFLADFGEHGGSHGHYDKLHLTLMHKDQTLTPDLGMVPYGSSMRRSWFAETASHNTVSLAGQSQAPHEGRCIRYEETASSVYAWLQSDAAYEGCSMNRHLLLTDEWLLDWFHVELAGEEPQSIEWWMHPVVAIEAAQVPPKDPTAYKLLIAEKVAEVQTLKEQYLPITGRFLSEMPRDAHGASQVAASYQLTDIAGNPTGATVYHTALIQPGDELLAVKTPGDAIDPSQSLTAMLHRRNDRRADFVHVYRVGSPVALTQIADNEVSIKVPNQGTVHIQLTTDKGLQRS
- a CDS encoding SDR family NAD(P)-dependent oxidoreductase; its protein translation is MNINLTGKIALVTGSNAGIGRAIALALASNGAKVGVNCLNNVAQGQEVVAAIQALGGEAVLVQADVTNVEQIDRLVSEVEQALGGTIDILVNNAGHLVQRVPNAEMSEDMYDRIMDVNLKSTVFVSKRVLAGMKEKGYGRIVNMTSVAAHNGGGPGSSIYAASKAAVLTFSKGLAKEVAASGITVNNVSPGFIGNTMFHATFTTDAARQATVSGIPLQREGTPDDVAGAVLYLASDLAAYVTGETIEINGGMMMR
- a CDS encoding cache domain-containing sensor histidine kinase, translating into MKRKSLSRQIYAYFLIVIVLSLVSVGAVSYWQSSRALDDQVKQYMEQMVDSANYQTDSYLQAYELLSNAFSSNSDVRAFMEIKPDDAYEYYVYSDKIKKFALASVESIVTLYKQLNMIYVTGQHGRSVIYENQNLFNFDPVLVQEKYTNLMKLTPSDGKIALLNMSIRAVDKGSVVTMARKVRGPSYGDENRGVVAIEIKLDELAKTWDRVNLGKEGFFFIVDDAGNYIYPRAMSQRNPQDELAARVLGSGNQTFLYKYNGEERMFVSRKSGYSDWNLVASMSVDELRRPVNTIRTTTLVVGLATLVIALWLSFRFGRSIIAPIRWLKDSMRETEKGNWQYIDGIGRADEIGGLIHSYNLMVTRLSHMIERVYEAELEQHKNQLELGETKLERQKAEFQALQLQINPHFLYNTLETINCYAIVQNSSEITEMVEAMAFMLRYSVQTNLEEITVANELNHVRNYMIILQHRTEREFEIDVAIPPSLLLEKMVRLTLQPLIENIFQHAFPDGVEAHHMIRIDARKEGGLFQVFIEDNGVGMPAERLAELRQKLEENRLAEPEEAVGGSKRGGGIGLMNVHRRIQMVFGEAYGLSVDSERGRGTCVTMTMPETVRPRLRGEGWAER